The following proteins come from a genomic window of Synechococcus sp. NB0720_010:
- a CDS encoding AbrB family transcriptional regulator — MLTGADLLAKVKEMGDVSKSDVVRACGYVSNKKDGSERLNFTAFYEALLNAKGVDFGGSSAKVGKGGRKLSFTTKVQFNGNLMVGKAYTALLDLKPGDEFEIKLGRKQIRLVPLGAPDEEE, encoded by the coding sequence ATGCTCACCGGAGCTGATCTTCTCGCCAAAGTCAAAGAAATGGGCGACGTGAGCAAATCCGACGTTGTACGTGCATGCGGATATGTCTCCAACAAGAAAGACGGCAGCGAGCGGCTGAATTTCACGGCGTTCTACGAAGCGCTGCTCAATGCCAAGGGCGTTGATTTTGGCGGCTCGAGCGCCAAGGTTGGTAAAGGCGGCCGCAAGCTGAGCTTCACCACCAAGGTCCAGTTCAACGGCAACCTGATGGTGGGCAAGGCCTACACCGCCCTGCTGGACCTCAAGCCCGGCGATGAGTTCGAAATCAAGCTGGGTCGTAAGCAGATCCGTCTGGTGCCCCTGGGCGCTCCTGACGAAGAAGAGTGA
- the pgeF gene encoding peptidoglycan editing factor PgeF — protein sequence MAEAVEAPFDRPDAGFNALEGWTWIGCYGGYYLQSNLLEAFEHGFFTRQWQGRGPDVLAGYVSAGISVHRPQQVHSALVLSASEALAEPWPQADGLVCDAGGQSLWVCGADCTPVLLADPESGQVAACHAGWRGVAGGIVQEAIRQLEQRGCRRRDLLIALGPAISGPQYQVEPSVPEAIAEQLLQVDASLTLEGALASMEECGALLADPDPLRQRLDLRLATRLLLERFGVSPEQISVCPLCTASEPLLFHSWRRDQVKAVQWSGIVSQQLPS from the coding sequence ATGGCTGAGGCCGTTGAGGCCCCCTTTGACCGCCCAGATGCAGGGTTTAACGCCCTAGAGGGTTGGACCTGGATCGGTTGCTACGGGGGCTATTACCTCCAGTCGAATCTGCTGGAGGCCTTTGAACATGGCTTCTTCACCCGCCAGTGGCAGGGCCGAGGCCCTGATGTGTTGGCCGGTTATGTCAGCGCTGGCATCAGCGTCCACCGTCCCCAGCAGGTCCACAGCGCGTTGGTTTTGTCGGCGAGTGAGGCCCTAGCGGAGCCCTGGCCCCAGGCCGATGGCTTGGTGTGCGATGCCGGTGGCCAGAGTCTCTGGGTCTGCGGCGCCGATTGCACTCCAGTGCTGCTGGCGGATCCGGAATCCGGACAGGTGGCGGCCTGCCATGCCGGCTGGCGTGGTGTGGCCGGGGGCATCGTTCAAGAGGCGATCCGGCAGCTGGAGCAGCGCGGCTGCCGCCGCCGTGACCTGCTGATTGCGTTGGGGCCAGCCATCAGCGGCCCCCAGTACCAGGTGGAACCGTCCGTGCCGGAAGCGATCGCTGAGCAGTTGCTGCAGGTGGATGCGTCCCTCACGCTCGAGGGGGCCCTCGCGTCCATGGAGGAGTGCGGTGCTCTGCTCGCCGATCCAGATCCGCTGCGGCAGCGCCTCGATCTGCGGCTCGCCACCCGTTTGCTGCTCGAGCGCTTCGGTGTGTCCCCAGAGCAGATCAGTGTCTGCCCCCTGTGCACGGCATCAGAGCCGCTGCTGTTTCACTCCTGGCGCCGCGATCAGGTCAAGGCGGTGCAGTGGAGCGGCATCGTCTCCCAACAGTTGCCTAGTTGA
- a CDS encoding GIVxVP protein: MSINRAAKGIVLVPTLLLGSAFIATAVWGPAAAADNKSLALGVGGVLIAAGLLAQLMPESAPEARSEDES; encoded by the coding sequence TTGAGCATCAATCGGGCAGCCAAGGGCATTGTGCTGGTGCCCACACTCCTGTTGGGAAGTGCCTTCATCGCCACCGCGGTCTGGGGACCTGCGGCGGCCGCGGACAACAAGTCCCTCGCCCTGGGGGTAGGGGGAGTCTTGATCGCAGCGGGTTTGCTAGCCCAGCTGATGCCGGAGTCAGCTCCCGAGGCCAGGTCCGAAGACGAATCCTGA
- a CDS encoding Tab2/Atab2 family RNA-binding protein, with translation MIQATEPASPARLQADWELDYYSRPILEEDGKKRWELLICSSPNADNPGRAFQWVLKCPASSVNSQWLKSALEQALEQADAEGFDPPRKIRCWRSSMRTMVQRASEQLGLELVPSRRCYALVEWLQEREATVYPEEEGYMAGPLAPPPQPIQPVAVPLPEAARGDSWSWASLPIGALREAMTWDTSFAGLVPLPESLDDELMVSGLRLFSASRSLAIAGWVSGLEPVRLEVCGQQLVLEAGQEDRWLLGQLESDEAEAAAAAFLASRGQAGGVQFLAIQSSPDQPGFDGFWILRDLPDA, from the coding sequence ATGATTCAGGCCACCGAGCCCGCGAGTCCTGCCCGTCTGCAGGCGGATTGGGAGCTGGATTACTACTCCCGTCCAATCCTGGAAGAGGACGGAAAGAAGCGCTGGGAGCTGCTGATTTGCAGTTCCCCCAATGCGGACAATCCCGGTCGCGCCTTCCAGTGGGTCCTGAAGTGCCCGGCCTCCAGCGTCAACTCCCAGTGGCTGAAGTCCGCGTTGGAGCAGGCCTTGGAGCAGGCGGATGCTGAGGGGTTTGATCCCCCACGCAAGATCCGCTGCTGGCGTTCCTCGATGCGCACGATGGTGCAGCGGGCCTCCGAGCAGCTGGGCCTGGAACTGGTGCCGAGCCGCCGTTGCTATGCCCTGGTCGAGTGGCTCCAGGAGCGCGAGGCCACGGTTTATCCCGAGGAGGAGGGCTACATGGCTGGCCCCCTGGCTCCGCCGCCCCAGCCGATTCAGCCCGTGGCTGTTCCGCTGCCTGAGGCGGCCCGCGGCGACAGCTGGTCTTGGGCCTCCCTGCCGATCGGTGCCCTGCGGGAGGCGATGACCTGGGACACCAGCTTTGCTGGTCTGGTTCCCTTGCCGGAGTCGCTCGATGACGAGCTGATGGTGAGCGGTCTGCGCCTGTTCAGCGCGAGCCGCTCCTTGGCGATCGCTGGCTGGGTGTCGGGATTGGAGCCGGTGCGCCTCGAGGTCTGCGGTCAGCAACTGGTGCTGGAGGCGGGCCAAGAAGACCGATGGTTGCTGGGACAGTTGGAGTCAGACGAAGCTGAGGCTGCGGCCGCGGCATTCCTGGCCTCTCGCGGTCAAGCCGGTGGTGTGCAATTCCTGGCGATTCAATCCAGCCCGGATCAACCCGGTTTTGATGGCTTCTGGATCCTGCGGGACCTCCCCGATGCCTAG
- a CDS encoding M23 family metallopeptidase has translation MARCIPSACSKALLGASLLLGPALANPWQQARFPVPQFSGYTSHYGLRSSPSGGSSLHRGLDIAAPLGSPVLSWWAGRVERLINDGSCGIGVTIRSGPYEHLYCHLQGTIEQDTLHSGGASLRQGSWLRTGEPLGAIGVSGRSSGPHLHWGVKLNERWLDPVLLLRAMADARRLETPISQARP, from the coding sequence GTGGCCCGCTGCATTCCATCGGCCTGCTCTAAGGCCCTTCTCGGAGCATCCCTGCTGCTGGGGCCCGCCCTGGCCAACCCCTGGCAACAGGCCCGTTTCCCCGTCCCCCAGTTCAGCGGCTACACCAGCCATTACGGGCTCAGAAGCAGCCCATCCGGCGGCTCCAGCCTCCACCGGGGCCTGGACATCGCCGCTCCCCTGGGCTCCCCGGTGCTCAGCTGGTGGGCCGGGCGGGTGGAGCGGCTGATCAACGACGGGAGCTGCGGCATCGGCGTGACGATTCGCTCCGGCCCCTACGAGCACCTTTACTGCCATCTGCAGGGAACGATCGAACAGGACACCCTGCACAGCGGAGGCGCGAGCCTGCGCCAGGGCTCCTGGCTACGGACGGGGGAACCCCTGGGCGCCATCGGGGTGAGCGGCCGCAGCAGCGGACCTCACCTGCATTGGGGCGTCAAGCTGAACGAGCGTTGGCTGGACCCGGTGCTGCTGCTGCGAGCAATGGCTGACGCCAGGCGCTTGGAAACGCCCATTTCTCAGGCCAGACCTTAG
- a CDS encoding nuclease, which translates to MRLGLIRRWVCAAAAACLLLWPGQVLAAEVLQVRSGTLLQIGDRNRTYSVQLACVVVDPDDDAAAVDWIRKQLPRRSKVNLRPTGSADGVLIARINHLDGHANHDLGAELIASGLASSSGSC; encoded by the coding sequence GTGAGGCTGGGGCTGATCCGCCGCTGGGTCTGTGCTGCAGCGGCTGCCTGCCTGCTGCTCTGGCCGGGACAGGTCTTGGCGGCCGAGGTGCTGCAGGTGCGGAGCGGCACTCTGCTGCAGATCGGTGACCGCAACCGCACCTACAGCGTGCAACTGGCCTGCGTCGTGGTGGACCCAGACGATGACGCTGCCGCCGTGGACTGGATTCGTAAGCAACTGCCCAGGCGCAGCAAGGTGAACCTGCGCCCGACCGGCAGTGCCGATGGGGTCCTCATCGCCCGCATCAATCACCTCGATGGGCACGCCAACCACGACCTGGGCGCGGAGCTGATTGCATCGGGCCTAGCGTCCTCCTCAGGATCCTGCTAA
- a CDS encoding NAD(P)/FAD-dependent oxidoreductase, with product MLRLSELKLPLDHEEADLAPAICKRLKIDPAALLAHRVIKESIDARRKSAIQIAYSLELELPPQLEQQLLKRFKRDPHLQPASDTHYQAVAQASPGDPLPQRPVVIGAGPCGYFCALILAEMGLRPLLLERGKPVKERTADTFGFWKGSAPFNPESNAQFGEGGAGTFSDGKLYSQVRDPKHLGRKVLEELVAAGANPEILVKHHPHIGTFKLATVVRGLRSKITALGGEIRFESRVSQLCVEQSDEERRLSGVALASGEIIPAQQVVLAVGHSARDTFAMLQEQGVTLERKPFSVGFRIEHPQPLIDAARWGNCAGHPRLGAAEYKLVKHVSNGRCVYSFCMCPGGLVVGATSEVGRVVTNGMSQHSRNERNANSGIVVNIETGDVESYGAYPGDPLAGIAFQRHWEAKAFELGGKSYAAPGQRLKDFLAGGSQAPADLGTVKPSYSPGVVPADLGQALPAFVIEALREALPQFEQSIPGYAMDDALLTGVETRTSSPVRIPRTKALESVNTPGLYPAGEGAGFAGGILSAAMDGIRVAEAVGLTLLRQERPGAPDGSAYDPA from the coding sequence GTGCTGCGACTGAGCGAGTTGAAGCTGCCGCTGGATCACGAGGAAGCGGACCTCGCTCCAGCCATCTGCAAACGCCTCAAGATCGATCCAGCGGCCCTGCTCGCGCATCGGGTCATCAAAGAGAGCATCGACGCCAGGCGGAAATCCGCCATCCAGATCGCCTACAGCCTGGAGCTGGAACTGCCGCCGCAGCTCGAGCAGCAACTGCTGAAGCGCTTCAAGCGCGATCCCCACCTGCAACCCGCAAGCGACACCCACTACCAAGCCGTGGCGCAGGCCAGCCCCGGGGATCCCCTACCCCAGCGGCCGGTGGTTATTGGCGCCGGACCCTGCGGCTACTTCTGTGCCCTGATCCTGGCGGAGATGGGGCTGAGACCCCTGCTGCTCGAGCGCGGCAAACCCGTGAAGGAGCGCACGGCGGACACCTTTGGCTTCTGGAAAGGAAGTGCGCCCTTCAACCCCGAATCCAACGCGCAATTTGGGGAAGGGGGTGCGGGCACCTTCTCCGATGGGAAGCTCTACAGCCAGGTGAGAGACCCCAAACACCTCGGGCGCAAGGTCCTGGAGGAACTGGTCGCAGCGGGGGCCAATCCAGAGATCCTGGTCAAGCACCACCCCCACATCGGCACCTTCAAGTTGGCCACGGTGGTTCGCGGTCTGCGCAGCAAGATCACGGCCCTCGGCGGAGAGATTCGCTTCGAAAGCCGTGTGAGTCAGCTCTGCGTCGAGCAGAGCGATGAAGAGCGGCGCCTTAGCGGCGTTGCCCTAGCCAGCGGAGAGATCATCCCGGCGCAGCAGGTGGTCCTCGCGGTCGGCCACAGCGCGCGCGACACCTTCGCGATGCTTCAGGAGCAGGGCGTGACACTGGAGCGCAAACCCTTCTCGGTGGGCTTTCGCATCGAGCACCCGCAACCCCTGATCGATGCGGCCCGTTGGGGAAACTGCGCCGGCCATCCCCGTCTGGGGGCTGCGGAGTACAAGCTCGTCAAACACGTCAGCAACGGGCGCTGCGTCTACAGCTTCTGCATGTGCCCCGGTGGCCTGGTGGTGGGGGCCACCTCTGAGGTGGGACGGGTCGTCACCAACGGGATGAGTCAGCACTCGCGCAATGAGCGCAACGCCAACAGCGGCATCGTCGTGAACATTGAGACAGGCGACGTCGAAAGCTATGGCGCCTACCCCGGCGACCCCCTTGCGGGGATTGCCTTCCAGCGGCACTGGGAGGCCAAAGCCTTTGAACTCGGTGGCAAGAGCTATGCCGCTCCCGGTCAGCGGCTCAAGGACTTCCTGGCCGGCGGCAGCCAGGCACCCGCCGATCTGGGGACGGTCAAGCCCTCCTACAGCCCCGGTGTAGTCCCTGCAGACCTGGGGCAGGCCTTACCGGCCTTTGTGATCGAAGCCCTGCGGGAGGCCCTGCCGCAGTTCGAGCAGTCCATTCCGGGCTACGCCATGGACGATGCGCTGCTGACTGGCGTTGAAACCCGCACCTCATCCCCCGTGCGCATTCCCAGAACAAAAGCCCTGGAGAGCGTCAACACCCCAGGGCTTTATCCGGCGGGAGAGGGGGCCGGCTTCGCCGGCGGAATCCTCTCCGCTGCGATGGATGGCATCCGCGTGGCGGAAGCCGTTGGCCTCACTCTTCTTCGTCAGGAGCGCCCAGGGGCACCAGACGGATCTGCTTACGACCCAGCTTGA
- a CDS encoding Tic22 family protein — translation MLSRFPAWLKPMGRQAASLLAPVAVLGAMSAAPALAIPEAEAIKKLQVIPVFVITDANGIPLPIPRDEALVLPLYLESDRANTELKALLKSNPSLKATVTPVPLNVMNEKVVELNKQLKDKSKPLVAPVVMNDADIKQAYTLLKKEGLSDDEIKKGLNVAVFFTQPFLTLNTPDGPRGVFFLSYDELQKALSNVPEAERSKLKPRVADLTAVLSQISKAKEDSFVIFPTKEYFRLVEEGRTKAQSSPQTKPAK, via the coding sequence ATGCTCTCGCGCTTTCCCGCTTGGTTGAAGCCGATGGGCCGTCAAGCGGCCTCATTGCTGGCCCCCGTCGCCGTCCTGGGCGCCATGTCTGCGGCTCCCGCCCTGGCGATCCCTGAAGCCGAGGCGATCAAGAAACTGCAGGTGATTCCGGTCTTCGTGATCACCGATGCCAATGGCATTCCCCTGCCGATCCCCCGGGACGAGGCGTTGGTCCTGCCCCTCTATCTCGAGAGTGATCGGGCGAACACCGAGCTCAAGGCGCTGCTGAAGTCGAACCCGAGCCTCAAGGCCACCGTCACCCCCGTTCCACTGAATGTGATGAACGAGAAGGTGGTGGAGCTCAATAAGCAGCTGAAGGACAAGAGCAAGCCACTGGTGGCCCCTGTGGTGATGAATGACGCCGACATCAAGCAGGCCTACACCCTGCTGAAGAAAGAAGGTCTGAGCGACGATGAGATCAAGAAGGGCCTGAACGTGGCGGTGTTCTTCACCCAGCCCTTCCTAACCCTCAACACCCCCGATGGCCCTCGGGGCGTGTTCTTCCTGAGCTACGACGAGTTGCAGAAGGCCCTTTCCAACGTGCCTGAGGCTGAGCGCAGCAAGCTGAAGCCCAGGGTTGCTGACCTCACCGCGGTGCTCTCTCAGATCAGCAAAGCCAAGGAGGACAGCTTTGTGATCTTCCCGACCAAGGAGTACTTCCGCCTGGTGGAAGAGGGCCGCACCAAAGCCCAATCCAGCCCTCAGACCAAGCCGGCGAAGTAA
- a CDS encoding FAD-binding domain-containing protein, with protein MPPTLVWYRRDLRTQDHEPLAKACLRGPVIPVFVLDDALLFHPETAVARVEFLLHSLQALDARLRCLGGRLLVQRGQPEVVLARLAQGSGARHVLAHTDSERLVGRVRDARVNRHLKEQGIQLEWIEPAGASGELQPYSDWNRQWHGAMAAPLVPEPQRVVVPKQCPDAPVPSLKELGLISDGKPIPKAGTDAALGRLDRFLEGSDSRTYYWELSYPSAKVTSGLSPYLKFGVVSPRQCLQRLTAAGLRAKENADRSRLRSIQQLFSRLRWGCSIHQRFRYLPQLELRSLWSAFDQESALSAQQLELYEAWKEGRTGFPIVDAAAHCLRGGGGWLELNFRSRAIYASFLSNLCGIDWRYGALHFMRHLIDGDCPIDHYQWAMQAGATYRGRKAWTRIYHPGQVAVNRCDPHGLFIRRWLPQLERLTNDQLGEPPAFADYPAPMLNYEEARQARMEALSNTRHGIGDIPSALARLPADLTPFGSDQIAGSQVLWAQPRAPELFPEAVDLDRLDREGWLALLSWFSLRRSAETGEAGESPPKRRKPKRSQTDNGQLSLEFN; from the coding sequence ATGCCCCCCACGCTGGTCTGGTATCGCCGCGATTTGCGCACGCAGGATCACGAACCGCTGGCGAAGGCCTGCTTAAGAGGACCGGTCATTCCGGTGTTCGTACTGGATGACGCGTTGCTGTTTCATCCTGAGACTGCCGTCGCTCGTGTTGAGTTTTTACTACATAGTTTGCAGGCCCTCGATGCCCGATTGCGGTGTCTAGGGGGGCGATTACTTGTGCAGCGCGGCCAACCCGAAGTGGTCCTCGCCCGTCTCGCCCAAGGCAGCGGCGCGCGCCATGTCCTCGCCCATACCGACAGTGAGCGCCTGGTCGGCCGGGTCCGTGATGCCCGCGTCAACCGCCACCTGAAGGAGCAAGGCATCCAGCTGGAGTGGATCGAACCAGCCGGTGCCAGCGGCGAGCTTCAGCCCTACAGCGATTGGAACCGCCAGTGGCATGGCGCCATGGCCGCGCCGCTGGTGCCGGAACCTCAGCGGGTCGTAGTACCTAAGCAGTGCCCGGATGCACCGGTCCCCAGCCTCAAGGAGCTGGGGCTGATCAGCGATGGCAAACCGATTCCCAAAGCAGGTACTGATGCCGCCCTAGGGCGGTTGGATCGGTTTCTCGAGGGATCCGATTCGCGGACCTACTACTGGGAGCTGAGCTATCCCTCCGCCAAGGTCACCTCAGGGCTCAGCCCGTACCTGAAGTTCGGCGTCGTCAGCCCCAGGCAGTGCCTACAACGGCTCACCGCAGCGGGCCTACGGGCAAAGGAAAACGCCGATCGCAGCCGCCTGCGCAGCATCCAACAACTGTTCAGCCGCCTGCGCTGGGGCTGCTCCATTCACCAGCGCTTCCGCTACCTGCCCCAGCTGGAGCTGCGCTCCCTCTGGAGCGCCTTCGACCAAGAGAGCGCGCTCTCCGCCCAACAGCTCGAGCTCTACGAAGCCTGGAAAGAGGGCCGCACGGGTTTCCCGATCGTCGATGCCGCAGCCCACTGCCTGCGTGGGGGCGGGGGATGGCTGGAGCTGAATTTCCGCAGCCGAGCGATCTACGCCAGCTTTCTCAGCAACCTCTGCGGAATTGATTGGCGCTACGGCGCCCTGCATTTCATGCGGCACCTGATCGATGGGGACTGCCCGATCGATCACTACCAATGGGCCATGCAGGCCGGGGCGACCTATCGGGGCCGCAAAGCCTGGACGCGGATCTATCACCCCGGCCAGGTGGCCGTGAATCGCTGCGACCCCCATGGCCTCTTCATCCGGCGCTGGCTCCCGCAACTCGAGCGCCTCACCAATGACCAGCTCGGAGAGCCCCCCGCCTTCGCGGACTACCCCGCCCCAATGCTCAACTACGAGGAAGCGCGCCAGGCGCGGATGGAGGCGTTGAGCAACACACGCCACGGCATCGGAGACATTCCCTCCGCCTTGGCACGGTTGCCCGCTGACCTGACGCCCTTTGGCAGTGATCAAATCGCCGGCAGCCAGGTGCTCTGGGCGCAACCCCGGGCACCGGAGCTCTTCCCGGAGGCGGTGGACCTCGATCGACTGGACCGGGAGGGATGGCTGGCCCTGCTCAGCTGGTTCAGCCTCAGGCGCTCGGCTGAGACCGGTGAAGCCGGGGAGAGCCCCCCGAAGAGACGCAAACCCAAGCGCAGCCAAACCGACAACGGCCAGCTCAGCCTGGAGTTCAACTAG
- a CDS encoding MBL fold metallo-hydrolase, with the protein MEATYFGANGWLLDWSGLRVLVDPWFCGPLVFPPGPWFFQGQLSRSFALPADLDLLLLTQGLDDHAHPETLALLPRSLPVVGSLTAAKKVEQMGFEQVTGLRPGETTAFGELRIEATAGAPVPQVENGYLLRHPQGSLYLEPHGYLPADLAPEALDAVITPVVDLGLPVAGAFVRGQTVLPELLERFSPRTVLASTTGGDVAFSGWLNRWLWQKGNLEEAQQAVASAARLIDPVPGEPYALGVFPGF; encoded by the coding sequence GTGGAAGCGACCTATTTCGGGGCAAACGGCTGGTTACTGGACTGGTCGGGACTGCGGGTGCTGGTGGACCCCTGGTTCTGCGGTCCGTTGGTCTTTCCCCCCGGGCCCTGGTTTTTCCAGGGGCAGTTGTCCCGCTCCTTTGCGCTTCCTGCCGATCTCGATTTGCTGCTGCTCACCCAGGGACTGGATGACCACGCCCATCCCGAGACCCTGGCGTTGCTGCCCCGTTCCCTGCCCGTGGTGGGGTCCCTGACGGCGGCCAAGAAGGTTGAGCAGATGGGCTTTGAGCAGGTCACGGGCCTGCGCCCCGGTGAAACCACGGCCTTCGGCGAGCTCCGAATTGAAGCCACAGCCGGTGCACCGGTGCCCCAGGTTGAGAACGGCTACCTGCTGCGCCATCCCCAGGGGAGCCTTTACCTCGAGCCCCACGGCTACCTGCCCGCTGACCTCGCCCCAGAAGCACTCGATGCGGTGATTACGCCCGTGGTCGATTTGGGCTTGCCGGTCGCTGGCGCCTTTGTCCGCGGCCAGACCGTTTTGCCTGAGCTGTTGGAGCGCTTTTCTCCGCGCACGGTGCTGGCGAGCACGACCGGCGGGGATGTGGCCTTCAGCGGCTGGCTGAACCGCTGGCTCTGGCAAAAGGGGAACTTGGAGGAGGCCCAGCAGGCTGTGGCCTCAGCCGCCCGGCTGATTGATCCAGTCCCAGGAGAGCCCTACGCCCTGGGGGTCTTTCCTGGGTTCTGA
- the ilvB gene encoding biosynthetic-type acetolactate synthase large subunit — MTVTSVSQAATAADHSTPTRVSGGYALMDALRRHGVETIFGYPGGAILPIYDELHKAESRGWLKHVLVRHEQGGTHAADAYARATGKVGVCFGTSGPGATNLVTGIATAHMDSVPMVVITGQVPRAAIGTDAFQETDIFGITLPIVKHSWVVRDPRDIARIVSEAFLIASSGRPGPVLIDVPKDVGVEEFDYIPVEPGAAVPPGFKLPPAPVPSAISAALELIRNARRPLLYVGGGAISSGAHAEIHALAERFRLPVTTTLMGKGAFDELHPLSVGMLGMHGTAYANFAVTDCDLLIAAGARFDDRVTGRLDGFAPRAQVIHIDIDAAEMGKTRLPDVAVVADVKQAVEALLAASSQEDSRGRTEAWLERIAQWKQHYPLVVPAPEGDIAPQEVVSMLQELSPKAFFTTDVGQHQMWAAQFLHTLPRRWISSAGLGTMGFGMPAAMGVQCAFPEEPVICVAGDASILMNIQELGTLSQYHLPVKVVVLNNGWQGMVRQWQESFYGERYSASEMTGGMPNFPAVAEAFGVKGVQIQGREELRTKLAEALAHPGPAFIEVKVRRNENCYPMVPPGASNAQMVGLPSHPELAIDTNRECHSCHHSTSSSSLYCPNCGAKL; from the coding sequence GTGACCGTGACGTCCGTTTCACAAGCGGCCACCGCCGCTGATCACTCCACCCCGACCCGGGTGAGTGGCGGTTACGCCCTCATGGATGCCCTCCGTCGCCATGGCGTGGAGACGATCTTTGGCTATCCCGGCGGCGCGATCCTTCCCATCTACGACGAGCTGCACAAGGCCGAATCCAGGGGCTGGCTGAAGCACGTGCTCGTGCGCCACGAACAGGGCGGCACCCACGCAGCCGACGCCTACGCCCGCGCGACCGGCAAGGTCGGGGTCTGTTTTGGCACCTCAGGTCCAGGGGCCACCAACCTGGTGACGGGCATCGCCACGGCCCACATGGACTCCGTGCCCATGGTGGTCATCACCGGCCAAGTCCCCCGGGCGGCCATCGGGACGGACGCCTTCCAGGAGACGGACATCTTTGGCATCACCCTGCCGATCGTGAAGCACTCCTGGGTGGTGCGCGATCCCCGGGACATTGCCCGCATCGTCTCGGAGGCATTCTTGATTGCCTCCAGCGGCCGACCCGGTCCCGTTCTGATCGACGTGCCCAAGGACGTGGGAGTCGAGGAGTTCGACTACATCCCCGTTGAACCCGGCGCGGCCGTTCCCCCTGGTTTCAAACTCCCCCCCGCGCCGGTCCCCAGCGCCATCTCCGCTGCGCTGGAGCTCATCCGCAATGCCCGCCGTCCCCTCCTCTATGTCGGTGGTGGGGCGATCAGCAGCGGCGCCCACGCCGAAATCCATGCCCTGGCGGAGCGCTTCCGGCTTCCGGTGACCACCACCTTGATGGGGAAGGGTGCCTTTGATGAGCTCCATCCCCTCTCGGTGGGGATGCTCGGCATGCACGGGACCGCCTACGCCAACTTCGCGGTGACCGATTGCGACCTGCTGATCGCCGCCGGTGCCCGTTTTGACGACCGTGTCACCGGCCGCCTCGATGGCTTCGCCCCCCGGGCCCAGGTCATCCACATCGATATTGATGCGGCAGAGATGGGCAAAACCCGTCTGCCGGATGTGGCCGTCGTCGCCGACGTCAAGCAAGCGGTCGAGGCCCTGCTGGCCGCCTCCAGCCAGGAGGACTCCCGAGGCCGCACCGAGGCCTGGCTCGAGCGCATCGCCCAGTGGAAACAGCACTACCCCTTGGTGGTTCCAGCACCCGAGGGAGACATCGCGCCCCAAGAGGTGGTGTCGATGCTGCAGGAGCTCTCCCCCAAAGCCTTCTTCACCACTGACGTGGGCCAGCACCAGATGTGGGCTGCGCAGTTCCTGCACACCCTCCCCCGCCGTTGGATCAGCTCCGCGGGCCTCGGGACCATGGGTTTCGGCATGCCGGCGGCCATGGGCGTTCAGTGCGCCTTCCCCGAAGAACCGGTGATCTGCGTGGCCGGCGATGCAAGCATCCTGATGAACATCCAGGAGCTCGGGACCCTCAGCCAGTACCACCTCCCCGTGAAGGTGGTGGTGCTCAACAACGGCTGGCAGGGGATGGTGCGCCAGTGGCAGGAGAGCTTCTACGGCGAGCGCTACAGCGCCTCAGAGATGACCGGCGGCATGCCGAACTTCCCCGCTGTAGCGGAAGCCTTCGGCGTCAAAGGAGTTCAGATCCAAGGACGGGAGGAACTGCGCACCAAACTCGCCGAAGCCCTGGCCCACCCCGGTCCGGCCTTCATTGAGGTGAAGGTGCGCCGCAACGAGAACTGCTATCCGATGGTGCCCCCCGGTGCCAGCAACGCCCAGATGGTGGGCCTCCCCTCCCATCCGGAACTGGCGATCGACACCAATCGCGAGTGCCACAGCTGCCACCACAGCACCTCCAGCTCCAGCCTGTACTGCCCCAACTGCGGCGCCAAGCTGTGA